In the Populus trichocarpa isolate Nisqually-1 chromosome 1, P.trichocarpa_v4.1, whole genome shotgun sequence genome, one interval contains:
- the LOC7467943 gene encoding outer envelope protein 39, chloroplastic translates to MGAQKSVHAGKAKIDANVDFTHKLCAALRLPSLRSTGSPLSLIIGSLCIKHPNLFGGSEKLDVSWDKGLYDSNVIIAFRRPRPEWLSQKCFVIQHSFSPEIGVHGTPIDNFSRSGSGGVNLSRISVGLDRNEPATSDWSSTTSIKFEHVQIVNDSWRSITRDIDGFPLTRSGSPHDNMVVLKQESQYAKANDRSFYQFRMQIEQGIPILSKWLIFNKFKFIATKGVKLGPAFLLASLAGGSIVGDMAPYQAFAIGGLGSVRGYGEGAVGSGRSCLVANSELTFPLNKMLDGALFLDCGTDLRSACLVPGNPAMRQGKPGSGVGLGYGLRFKSPIGHFMVNHAINDFQQRTVYFGISNLI, encoded by the exons ATGGGAGCTCAAAAGAGCGTCCATGCTGGAAAAG CCAAGATTGATGCGAATGTTGATTTCACTCACAAGCTATGTGCTGCTTTGAGGCTTCCTTCTCTTAG GAGCACTGGAAGTCCTCTTTCTCTGATAATTGGGAG TCTTTGCATCAAACACCCCAATTTATTTGGTGGAAGTGAGAAGCTTGATGTATCATGGGATAAGGGGCTCTATGATTCAAATGTCATAATAGCTTTTAGAAGGCCAAGACCTGAGTGGCTTTCTcaaaaatgttttgttattCAG CATTCTTTTTCACCTGAAATTGGGGTCCACGGTACACCAATTGACAATTTCTCTCGTTCTGGGAGCGGAGGTGTAAATTTGTCTCGAATATCTGTTGGTTTGGATAGAAATGAGCCTGCAACTTCTGATTGGAGCAGCACCACCAGTATCAAATTTGAG CATGTACAAATAGTGAACGATAGTTGGCGCTCTATAACCAGGGACATTGATGGGTTCCCATTGACACGCAG TGGCAGTCCCCATGACAACATGGTAGTTTTGAAGCAAGAGTCTCAATATGCAAAAGCAAATGATCGCAGTTTTTATCAG TTTAGAATGCAAATTGAACAAGGGATTCCTATTCTATCAAAGTGGCTAATCTTTAACAAGTTCAAGTTTATTGCAACAAAAGGAGTCAAACTTGGACCAGCATTTTTATTGGCAAG CCTGGCAGGTGGTTCTATTGTAGGGGACATGGCTCCTTACCAAGCATTTGCAATTGGAGGGCTTGGTAGTGTACGAGGATATGGTGAGGGTGCTGTTGGATCCGGGAGATCATGTCTGGTTGCAAATAGTGAATTGACATTTCCTTTG AATAAGATGTTGGACGGTGCTCTTTTCTTGGACTGTGGAACCGATTTGAGATCTGCTTGTCTTGTACCTG GAAATCCAGCAATGAGGCAGGGCAAACCGGGATCCGGAGTTGGGCTTGGATATGGCCTTCGTTTCAAGTCTCCGATTGGTCATTTTATGGTTAACCATGCCATCAATGATTTCCAACAAAGAACTGTTTACTTTGGCATCAGCAATCTCATCTGA